The Claveliimonas bilis genome window below encodes:
- the fabG gene encoding 3-oxoacyl-[acyl-carrier-protein] reductase, whose translation MAEQKVAVVTGASRGIGRAIALELAASGAFVVINYNGSKERAEEVKAEIEKNGGSAEIYQCNVSEFDACEEFLKHVVKEYGRIDILVNNAGITRDGLLMKMSEEDFDQVIDVNLKGTFNTIRFVSRQMLKQRSGRIINMSSVVGISGNAGQANYASSKAGVIGLTKAAARELASRGITVNAIAPGFIETEMTDVLSDAVKEASIAQIPLGKFGKPEDIAKTAAFLASDAAGYITGQVIQVDGGMAI comes from the coding sequence ATGGCAGAACAGAAAGTAGCGGTAGTAACAGGAGCCTCCCGCGGAATCGGACGGGCAATTGCCCTGGAACTTGCAGCTTCCGGAGCATTTGTGGTGATCAATTACAATGGTTCGAAAGAGCGGGCAGAGGAAGTAAAGGCTGAGATAGAGAAAAACGGCGGCAGCGCTGAAATTTATCAGTGTAATGTATCAGAATTTGACGCATGCGAAGAATTTCTGAAACATGTTGTAAAAGAGTATGGAAGAATTGATATTCTGGTGAACAATGCAGGTATTACCAGGGACGGTCTTTTGATGAAGATGTCAGAGGAGGACTTTGACCAGGTGATCGACGTGAATTTAAAGGGGACATTTAACACGATCCGTTTTGTTTCCAGGCAGATGCTGAAGCAAAGAAGCGGACGTATCATTAATATGTCTTCTGTTGTGGGAATCAGCGGAAATGCAGGACAGGCAAACTATGCGTCCTCAAAGGCCGGAGTGATCGGTCTTACGAAGGCAGCGGCCAGAGAACTGGCTTCCAGAGGAATTACAGTCAACGCAATTGCACCGGGATTCATTGAGACAGAGATGACAGACGTACTGTCTGATGCGGTAAAAGAAGCGTCTATTGCTCAGATCCCCCTTGGGAAATTCGGAAAACCGGAAGATATTGCAAAGACAGCAGCCTTCCTTGCTTCAGACGCTGCAGGTTATATTACAGGACAGGTGATCCAGGTAGACGGAGGAATGGCAATATGA
- the acpP gene encoding acyl carrier protein, with protein MLEKIKEMIADSLGVDAGTITEESSFKDDLGADSLDLFELVMALEEEYDVEIPTEDLESIATVGDVVKYIESHQ; from the coding sequence ATGTTAGAAAAAATTAAAGAAATGATCGCTGACTCATTGGGAGTGGACGCTGGAACAATTACAGAGGAATCATCCTTCAAAGATGATCTGGGAGCAGATTCTCTGGACCTGTTTGAACTGGTTATGGCTCTGGAAGAAGAGTATGATGTAGAGATTCCGACAGAAGATCTGGAAAGCATCGCAACAGTAGGCGACGTTGTAAAATATATCGAATCCCATCAATAA
- the accB gene encoding acetyl-CoA carboxylase biotin carboxyl carrier protein has product MEFKNLLTLIQAVSDSELTGLKYEEKGVKIHLTKQKDTVIATQCSGPAMEFAAGTPAFVSSAAAGESTGAAEDTSADDKVQETEVKAADLGGKIVKSPLVGTFYAAPAEDAKAYVSVGDTVKKGQVLAIVEAMKLMNEIESDYDGTIAEILVENGQGVEYGQPLFRIS; this is encoded by the coding sequence ATGGAATTTAAAAACCTGCTGACATTGATCCAGGCAGTATCTGATTCAGAACTGACTGGGCTGAAATATGAAGAAAAAGGGGTAAAAATACATCTGACAAAGCAAAAAGACACTGTAATTGCGACACAGTGTTCCGGCCCGGCTATGGAATTTGCAGCCGGCACGCCAGCCTTTGTATCTTCCGCGGCAGCGGGAGAAAGTACAGGAGCAGCGGAGGATACCAGCGCTGATGATAAAGTACAGGAAACAGAAGTGAAGGCGGCAGACCTTGGCGGAAAGATCGTGAAGTCTCCCCTTGTAGGAACATTTTATGCGGCTCCGGCAGAAGATGCAAAGGCCTATGTATCTGTGGGCGACACAGTGAAAAAAGGACAGGTACTTGCAATCGTTGAGGCTATGAAGCTGATGAATGAAATTGAGAGTGATTACGACGGAACTATTGCGGAGATCCTTGTAGAAAACGGGCAGGGAGTTGAGTACGGACAGCCTTTATTCCGCATTTCCTAG
- a CDS encoding acetyl-CoA carboxylase biotin carboxylase subunit, translated as MRHEIKKVLIANRGEIAVRIIRACREMGIETVAVYSEADKEALHTQLADEAVCIGPAPSTESYLSMDRIISATIISGADAIHPGFGFLSENSRFAELCEQCNITFIGPKAEVIAKLGNKQEARNTMVAAGVPVIPGSKEPIYDAQSGAKVAEEVGYPVIVKAALGGGGKGMRVAQTPEEFESSFLTAQKETQMAFGDNTMYIEHFVEHPRHIEFQILADEYGHVIHLGERDCSIQRNHQKMIEESPSTALTEDLRRQMGEAAVKAAKAAGYVNAGTIEFLLEKNGNFYFMEMNTRIQVEHPVTEWVTGIDLIKEQIRIASGMELSYTQEDVKLTGHAIECRINAENPEKGFRPSPGTITDIYLPGGKGIRIDSAIYSGYTIPPYYDSMIAKLIVWAKNRGEAIRKMQSALGEIIIEGIDTNVDYQYEILNNPDYIAGNIDIEFIEELERAKK; from the coding sequence ATGAGACATGAAATAAAAAAAGTATTGATTGCCAACCGCGGCGAGATTGCAGTGCGCATTATCCGGGCGTGCCGGGAAATGGGGATTGAGACCGTTGCCGTCTATTCGGAAGCGGATAAAGAAGCGCTTCATACGCAGCTTGCAGATGAAGCGGTCTGTATCGGTCCGGCGCCTTCGACAGAGAGCTATTTAAGCATGGACCGCATTATCAGCGCGACGATCATATCCGGAGCCGACGCCATTCATCCGGGTTTTGGATTTCTTTCAGAAAACAGCAGATTCGCCGAGCTGTGCGAGCAGTGCAACATTACCTTTATCGGCCCGAAAGCCGAAGTCATTGCAAAGCTGGGAAATAAGCAGGAAGCAAGAAATACAATGGTGGCGGCCGGCGTGCCGGTTATTCCGGGAAGTAAGGAGCCGATCTACGATGCGCAAAGCGGTGCCAAAGTCGCGGAAGAAGTAGGGTATCCTGTTATTGTAAAGGCAGCTCTCGGAGGCGGCGGAAAAGGAATGCGCGTTGCACAGACACCGGAAGAATTTGAGTCCAGCTTTTTGACAGCACAGAAGGAAACGCAGATGGCGTTCGGGGATAATACGATGTACATTGAGCACTTTGTAGAACACCCGCGTCACATTGAATTTCAGATTCTGGCGGATGAATACGGACATGTCATTCATCTTGGAGAGAGAGACTGCTCCATCCAGAGAAATCATCAGAAGATGATCGAAGAATCTCCCTCCACGGCCCTTACAGAAGATCTGCGCCGGCAAATGGGCGAGGCGGCAGTAAAGGCTGCGAAGGCAGCAGGATATGTCAATGCGGGAACCATTGAATTTCTTCTGGAAAAAAATGGAAACTTCTATTTCATGGAAATGAATACCAGAATACAGGTGGAACATCCCGTTACGGAATGGGTGACAGGCATTGATCTGATCAAAGAGCAGATCCGCATTGCATCTGGAATGGAGCTTTCCTATACCCAGGAAGATGTAAAACTTACCGGTCATGCCATCGAGTGCCGAATCAATGCTGAAAATCCGGAAAAAGGCTTCCGCCCTTCACCGGGGACGATCACAGATATCTATCTTCCGGGAGGCAAGGGAATACGCATCGATTCTGCAATTTACAGCGGTTATACCATCCCGCCTTACTATGATTCCATGATCGCCAAGCTGATCGTGTGGGCCAAAAACCGCGGGGAAGCCATACGGAAAATGCAGAGCGCTCTCGGCGAGATCATTATTGAGGGAATCGACACCAATGTAGACTACCAGTATGAAATTCTGAACAACCCGGATTACATAGCTGGAAATATAGATATTGAATTTATTGAGGAACTGGAAAGAGCGAAGAAATGA
- a CDS encoding beta-ketoacyl-ACP synthase III — protein sequence MTGVICGTGSYIPVHTMDNNDIAQLVETNDEWIRERTGVVKRHIIQEETTVSMAADAARKALENGNVSAEEVDLILVSTISSNVILPCAACEVQKAIGAVNATCFDLSAACTGFVFAYNTAVAYLASGMYQTVLIIGSESLSNLTNWKDRGTCILFGDGAGAAVVKAAEGKLYRAVTHSDGFKGEALTCTSRHNRNWEEIPLEETYMQMDGQAVFKFAVKRVPEAVKEVLEKNNMTAEEIDYFILHQANKRIVEAVAKRLDVSIDKFPMNLQEYGNTSSASIPILLDEMSRDGRLKKGQKIILAGFGAGLSWGATILEWNK from the coding sequence ATGACTGGAGTAATATGCGGCACAGGGTCATATATACCTGTACATACAATGGATAATAACGATATTGCACAGCTCGTTGAGACAAATGATGAATGGATCCGCGAGAGGACAGGAGTCGTGAAGCGCCATATCATCCAGGAAGAAACAACCGTTTCCATGGCAGCCGACGCTGCGAGAAAAGCGTTGGAAAATGGAAATGTTTCTGCCGAAGAAGTGGATCTGATACTGGTGTCTACCATTTCTTCCAATGTAATCCTGCCATGCGCGGCCTGCGAAGTGCAAAAAGCGATCGGCGCGGTAAATGCGACCTGCTTTGATCTAAGTGCGGCATGTACCGGGTTTGTTTTTGCCTACAATACTGCTGTTGCCTATCTGGCCAGCGGCATGTACCAAACCGTATTGATCATTGGAAGTGAAAGTTTATCCAATCTTACAAACTGGAAGGACCGAGGAACCTGTATCCTGTTTGGAGACGGTGCGGGAGCTGCAGTTGTAAAGGCGGCAGAGGGAAAGCTTTACAGAGCGGTCACTCATTCCGATGGTTTTAAGGGAGAGGCGCTGACCTGTACCAGCAGACATAACAGAAACTGGGAAGAGATTCCGCTGGAAGAGACTTATATGCAGATGGACGGACAGGCTGTATTTAAGTTTGCCGTCAAAAGAGTGCCGGAAGCTGTCAAAGAGGTTTTGGAAAAAAATAATATGACAGCAGAAGAGATTGACTATTTTATCCTTCACCAGGCAAATAAAAGGATCGTGGAAGCGGTAGCCAAAAGACTGGATGTGTCCATTGACAAATTTCCTATGAATCTTCAGGAATATGGAAATACTTCTTCCGCCAGCATTCCGATCCTTCTGGATGAAATGAGCCGGGACGGAAGACTGAAGAAAGGTCAGAAGATCATCCTGGCAGGATTCGGAGCGGGACTTTCCTGGGGGGCAACTATCCTGGAATGGAATAAATAA
- the fabD gene encoding ACP S-malonyltransferase produces the protein MSKIAFIYPGQGAQKCGMGADFYENSTSAKAVYDMASEVLKDNMDIDMKDLCFHENDKLDLTEYTQAALVTTCLAMTKVVEEAGIHPDVTAGLSLGEYSAIAAAGGMKDEDAIRLVRKRGLLMQNTVPAGEGAMAAVMGMTGEAIEEVIEGMAGVSIANYNCPGQIVITGETKAVEEASEKLKEAGAKRTVMLNVSGPFHSPMLEKAGEELAEVLKDVELSPLKVPYVTNVTAEQVSDIGMTRDLLAKQVSSSVKWQQSMENLIADGVDTFVEIGPGKTLAGFMRKISRDVKVYNIGIWDDVEKVVENLK, from the coding sequence ATGAGTAAGATTGCATTTATTTACCCGGGGCAGGGCGCCCAGAAATGCGGAATGGGTGCAGATTTTTACGAAAACAGTACATCCGCCAAAGCAGTATATGATATGGCGTCAGAAGTACTGAAAGATAACATGGACATTGACATGAAAGACCTGTGCTTTCATGAGAACGATAAATTGGATTTGACAGAATATACACAGGCAGCGCTGGTAACCACATGCCTTGCCATGACAAAGGTTGTGGAGGAAGCCGGCATCCATCCGGATGTGACGGCGGGCTTAAGCCTGGGAGAATATTCTGCTATTGCGGCAGCAGGCGGCATGAAAGATGAAGATGCCATCCGTCTGGTGCGAAAAAGAGGTCTGCTGATGCAGAACACGGTGCCGGCAGGAGAAGGAGCCATGGCGGCAGTGATGGGTATGACAGGAGAAGCCATTGAAGAAGTCATTGAAGGAATGGCAGGCGTTTCCATTGCTAATTACAACTGTCCGGGACAGATTGTCATTACCGGAGAGACAAAGGCAGTGGAGGAAGCGTCAGAGAAACTGAAGGAGGCCGGAGCGAAAAGGACAGTTATGCTTAACGTAAGCGGTCCGTTCCATTCTCCTATGCTGGAAAAAGCAGGGGAAGAACTGGCTGAAGTTCTGAAGGACGTTGAGCTGTCCCCTCTGAAAGTGCCGTATGTGACAAATGTAACAGCAGAGCAGGTCAGCGATATCGGAATGACAAGAGATCTGCTGGCAAAGCAGGTCAGCTCTTCTGTAAAATGGCAGCAGAGTATGGAGAACCTGATCGCCGACGGTGTGGACACTTTTGTGGAGATCGGTCCGGGAAAGACACTTGCCGGATTTATGCGGAAGATCAGCCGCGATGTGAAGGTATACAACATCGGGATATGGGACGATGTGGAAAAAGTGGTAGAGAACTTAAAGTAA
- the fabF gene encoding beta-ketoacyl-ACP synthase II, with protein sequence MKRRVVVTGLGAVTPIGNTVEDFWAGIKEGKVGIGPITKFDTSDYKVKIAAEVKDFVAKERMDFKAAKRMEAFSQYAVAASKEAYEDSGLDIEKEDPFRAGVIIGSGIGSLQQAESSCEKISTKGPGKVNPLMVPLMISNMAAGNVSIQLGFRGKCTNVVTACASGTNCIGDAFRAIQYNDADIMIAGGTESAICPTGVAGFTALTALSLNEDPMKASRPFDKDRDGFVMGEGAGVVILEELEHAKARGAKIYAEVVGYGSTGDAYHITSPAEDGAGAAKAMELAMEEACVSPEQVEYINAHGTSTHHNDLFETRAIKRAFGEAAKDVVINSTKSMIGHLLGAAGGVEFITCVKAIEDGFIHQTMGTVQADEECDLNYAIGAPVEKEIHYAMTNSLGFGGHNATLLIKKYEE encoded by the coding sequence ATGAAAAGAAGAGTAGTAGTGACAGGACTTGGAGCGGTGACTCCGATCGGAAATACGGTAGAAGATTTCTGGGCAGGAATTAAAGAAGGAAAAGTAGGAATCGGGCCTATCACGAAATTTGATACTTCTGATTATAAAGTAAAGATCGCTGCAGAAGTCAAAGATTTTGTGGCAAAAGAAAGAATGGATTTTAAAGCGGCCAAGAGAATGGAAGCATTTTCACAGTATGCTGTTGCCGCGTCAAAAGAAGCCTATGAGGATTCAGGACTTGATATTGAAAAAGAAGATCCTTTCCGCGCCGGCGTCATTATCGGATCCGGAATCGGAAGTCTGCAGCAGGCAGAATCCAGCTGTGAGAAGATCAGCACGAAGGGACCTGGCAAAGTAAATCCGCTTATGGTGCCTCTGATGATCTCCAATATGGCGGCAGGGAATGTTTCCATTCAGCTTGGATTCAGAGGAAAATGTACGAATGTGGTGACAGCCTGTGCTTCCGGTACAAACTGTATTGGTGATGCATTCCGGGCAATTCAGTACAATGATGCAGACATTATGATCGCCGGAGGAACAGAAAGTGCGATTTGTCCTACTGGAGTGGCAGGATTCACCGCGCTTACCGCGCTTTCTCTGAATGAAGATCCAATGAAAGCATCCCGCCCCTTTGACAAGGACAGAGATGGATTTGTTATGGGAGAAGGAGCCGGAGTTGTGATTCTGGAAGAGCTGGAGCATGCAAAGGCCAGAGGAGCGAAGATCTATGCGGAAGTAGTCGGATACGGATCTACAGGAGATGCGTACCATATTACCTCTCCGGCAGAGGACGGAGCCGGAGCCGCAAAGGCCATGGAGCTTGCTATGGAGGAAGCCTGCGTATCGCCAGAGCAGGTTGAATATATTAACGCTCACGGAACAAGTACACATCACAACGACCTGTTTGAGACAAGAGCCATCAAGAGAGCTTTTGGCGAAGCGGCAAAAGATGTAGTGATCAACTCTACAAAATCCATGATCGGTCATCTGCTTGGAGCAGCCGGCGGCGTAGAATTTATTACCTGTGTAAAGGCCATTGAAGACGGCTTCATCCATCAGACTATGGGAACCGTTCAGGCAGACGAAGAGTGCGATCTGAACTATGCTATAGGAGCGCCGGTTGAAAAAGAAATTCATTACGCCATGACAAATTCCCTTGGATTTGGCGGACACAATGCTACTTTACTGATTAAAAAATACGAAGAGTAA
- a CDS encoding class I SAM-dependent methyltransferase: MKNIYDDEGFFQAYAQMERSEKGLQGAGEWHQFCRFFPEMKGKKVLDLGCGYGWHCAYAVRKGAAEVRGIDSSRRMIEEAQKRNSDNRIQYQVCGAEDYSYPANEYDIVLSNLVLHYIQDLNGIYQKVYHTLKPGGKFLFNIEHPVFTGSVGQEWIRDDKGNVLYWPVDDYFYPGERKTNFLGKDVIKQHHTLTQILGGLLENGFVIEALEEAMPDPAMIDIPGMKDEMRRPMMLLVGAAKL, encoded by the coding sequence ATGAAAAATATATATGATGATGAAGGGTTTTTCCAGGCTTACGCGCAGATGGAAAGAAGTGAAAAAGGGCTGCAGGGAGCTGGAGAGTGGCATCAGTTTTGCAGATTTTTTCCGGAAATGAAAGGGAAAAAAGTTCTGGATCTCGGATGCGGGTATGGATGGCATTGTGCCTATGCAGTTCGGAAAGGCGCGGCAGAAGTAAGGGGGATAGATTCCAGCCGGCGGATGATCGAGGAGGCGCAGAAGAGGAACAGCGACAACAGGATACAGTATCAGGTATGCGGGGCAGAAGACTATTCTTATCCGGCAAATGAATACGATATCGTTTTGTCGAATCTTGTCCTGCACTATATTCAGGATTTAAATGGGATTTATCAGAAGGTATACCATACGCTGAAACCAGGGGGCAAATTTCTCTTTAATATAGAACATCCGGTATTTACCGGAAGTGTAGGTCAGGAATGGATCCGAGATGACAAGGGGAATGTATTGTATTGGCCGGTGGATGACTATTTTTATCCGGGAGAGAGAAAAACGAATTTTCTGGGAAAGGATGTAATTAAACAGCACCATACGCTGACACAGATCCTGGGAGGTCTCCTTGAGAATGGTTTTGTGATAGAGGCGTTGGAGGAAGCCATGCCGGATCCGGCAATGATAGATATCCCGGGGATGAAAGATGAAATGAGGAGGCCGATGATGCTTTTAGTCGGTGCAGCCAAATTGTAA
- the sdaAB gene encoding L-serine ammonia-lyase, iron-sulfur-dependent subunit beta, which yields MASIFDILGPVMVGPSSSHTAGAVRIGLIGRQLLGKQPKKALIYLHGSFAATGEGHGTDRAIVAGLLGMKPDDMRIPNSFEIAKEWGMDFTIQKKEIRGAHPNTVQMTLEADGVDSLKIQACSIGGGRIKVSKLDDIEVNFNAESNTLIVHNVDQPGHVAQVANILSQKEINIATMQLFRDKRGGYAVMVIETDQIIPDQAISWLENLEGIIKVTFLNVSGTAEE from the coding sequence ATGGCAAGTATTTTCGACATTCTTGGTCCGGTAATGGTAGGACCATCCAGCTCCCATACTGCGGGGGCAGTCAGAATTGGGCTGATAGGAAGACAGCTTCTTGGGAAACAGCCGAAAAAGGCATTGATCTATCTGCACGGTTCTTTTGCAGCGACGGGAGAGGGACATGGTACAGACCGAGCCATTGTAGCAGGACTCTTGGGGATGAAGCCTGACGATATGCGCATTCCAAATAGTTTTGAAATTGCGAAAGAATGGGGGATGGATTTTACCATTCAGAAAAAGGAGATCAGGGGAGCTCATCCAAACACAGTTCAGATGACTTTGGAAGCAGATGGAGTAGACAGTCTGAAGATACAGGCATGTTCCATTGGCGGCGGAAGAATTAAAGTCAGCAAGCTGGATGACATTGAGGTGAATTTTAACGCGGAGAGCAATACTCTGATCGTACATAATGTAGATCAGCCGGGACATGTGGCTCAGGTGGCGAATATCCTGAGTCAGAAGGAGATCAACATTGCAACCATGCAGCTCTTCAGAGATAAGAGGGGCGGCTATGCCGTTATGGTGATCGAGACGGATCAGATTATTCCGGATCAGGCAATTTCCTGGCTGGAAAATCTGGAGGGCATTATTAAAGTAACATTTCTGAATGTGAGCGGAACAGCAGAGGAATAG
- the fabK gene encoding enoyl-[acyl-carrier-protein] reductase FabK, with the protein MKTEVTELLGIEYPIIQGGMAWVAEYHLAAGVSNAGGLGLIGAASAPADWVREQIREARKLTDKPFGVNIMLMSPHADDVAKVIVEEGVKVVTTGAGSPEKYMKMWKEAGVKVIPVVASVALAKRMERCGADALVAEGTEAGGHIGENTTMVLVPQVVDAVNIPVIAAGGIADGRGIAAAFMLGAKGVQMGTHFVVTEESQVHENYKERILKAKDIDSRVTGRTTGHPVRALRNDMTKKYLELENSGASFEELELLTLGGLRKAVVEGDVKNGSVMAGQIAGMVKEKMTCKELIDKLVKETDALIKGAGFYE; encoded by the coding sequence ATGAAAACAGAAGTAACCGAATTGCTTGGAATAGAATATCCGATTATTCAGGGAGGAATGGCCTGGGTTGCAGAGTATCACTTGGCAGCCGGCGTATCAAATGCCGGTGGGCTTGGGCTTATTGGAGCTGCAAGTGCTCCGGCGGACTGGGTACGCGAACAGATCCGGGAGGCAAGGAAACTGACTGATAAGCCTTTTGGAGTAAATATCATGCTTATGAGTCCTCATGCGGATGACGTGGCAAAAGTTATTGTGGAAGAAGGCGTGAAGGTTGTTACAACAGGAGCCGGAAGTCCGGAAAAATACATGAAGATGTGGAAGGAAGCGGGAGTAAAGGTTATACCGGTTGTTGCTTCCGTTGCACTGGCAAAACGTATGGAGCGCTGCGGAGCTGATGCTCTTGTGGCAGAAGGTACGGAAGCAGGAGGACACATTGGTGAAAATACGACGATGGTACTGGTACCGCAGGTAGTAGATGCCGTGAATATTCCTGTAATTGCTGCCGGAGGAATTGCGGACGGAAGAGGAATTGCCGCTGCATTTATGCTGGGAGCGAAGGGAGTACAGATGGGAACTCATTTTGTTGTGACAGAAGAGTCCCAGGTACATGAAAACTATAAAGAGCGTATCCTTAAAGCGAAAGATATTGATTCACGCGTGACAGGACGTACGACAGGACATCCGGTCCGTGCGCTTAGAAACGACATGACAAAAAAATATCTGGAACTGGAAAACAGCGGGGCAAGCTTTGAAGAGCTGGAGCTTCTGACACTTGGAGGACTTCGCAAGGCCGTTGTGGAAGGCGATGTGAAGAACGGAAGTGTAATGGCAGGTCAGATCGCAGGTATGGTAAAAGAAAAAATGACCTGTAAGGAGCTGATCGATAAGCTGGTGAAGGAAACAGATGCGCTGATAAAAGGAGCAGGATTTTATGAGTAA
- the fabZ gene encoding 3-hydroxyacyl-ACP dehydratase FabZ, with the protein MNHLDINQIKEIIPHRHPFLLVDYIEDYEPGQFAVGYKCVTYREDFFKGHFPQEPVMPGVLTVEALAQVGAVAILSKEENKGKIAYFGGISKCKFKGKIVPGDKVRLETKIIKAKGPMGIGEATASVDGKVVVSAELTFMVG; encoded by the coding sequence ATGAACCATTTAGATATTAATCAGATCAAAGAGATCATACCTCACAGACATCCGTTCCTTTTGGTGGATTACATCGAAGATTATGAACCGGGACAGTTTGCTGTGGGATACAAATGTGTCACATACCGGGAGGACTTCTTCAAAGGGCATTTCCCCCAGGAGCCTGTTATGCCCGGCGTTCTGACGGTAGAGGCCCTTGCACAGGTAGGTGCGGTTGCAATTTTAAGCAAGGAAGAAAACAAGGGAAAGATCGCTTATTTCGGCGGTATCAGTAAATGTAAATTTAAAGGGAAAATTGTTCCCGGAGATAAAGTGAGACTGGAGACTAAGATTATCAAAGCCAAAGGTCCCATGGGAATTGGAGAGGCAACAGCCAGTGTGGACGGGAAGGTTGTAGTCAGCGCGGAGCTGACCTTTATGGTAGGTTAA
- a CDS encoding phenylpyruvate tautomerase MIF-related protein, translating into MPFINTKTTLPLDVSKKETLSDGLAQIAKDCLGKSENWLMTGFEEKADIYFRKTWTAAAYIEVKLCGHADSAAFSQMTEKICSLYEKELGLPGERIYVSYFPTPDWGWNGKNF; encoded by the coding sequence ATGCCATTTATAAATACGAAAACAACTTTACCACTGGATGTTTCCAAAAAGGAAACTCTCTCTGACGGCCTCGCACAGATTGCAAAGGACTGTCTTGGAAAATCCGAAAACTGGCTGATGACCGGATTTGAAGAAAAAGCTGACATCTATTTCCGCAAAACCTGGACAGCCGCCGCCTACATCGAAGTAAAATTGTGCGGTCATGCCGATTCTGCTGCATTTTCACAGATGACAGAAAAGATCTGCTCCCTCTATGAGAAGGAGCTTGGACTTCCGGGTGAACGCATCTATGTATCTTATTTCCCCACACCGGACTGGGGATGGAATGGGAAAAACTTCTGA
- the sdaAA gene encoding L-serine ammonia-lyase, iron-sulfur-dependent, subunit alpha gives MSYQSMEEIRKRCEAEGIEFWKAVQLEDCNERGASTEDSWNEMTRMWRIMCENVDAYEPDLVSRSGLVGKEGGQMEEYQKKGDTLCGDFIAKVMTVALKMGCNNACMKRIIAAPTAGACGVLPAVLIPYFKENEVPEETMVEAMYVAAGVGQVIANRAFLAGAAGGCQAEIGSGSAMAAAAICHVKGADIMQMEHAAAMALKNLMGLVCDPVAGLVEVPCVKRNVGGAVNALTAADMALAGIESQIPVDQVIDAMREVGEKMDVTLRETGAGGVAASLKGMEVAEKMTAEI, from the coding sequence ATGTCATATCAGTCAATGGAAGAAATAAGAAAAAGATGTGAAGCGGAAGGAATCGAGTTCTGGAAGGCCGTACAATTGGAAGACTGCAATGAGAGAGGGGCTTCGACGGAAGATTCCTGGAATGAGATGACACGCATGTGGCGCATTATGTGTGAAAACGTGGACGCTTATGAGCCGGATCTTGTATCCAGAAGCGGCCTGGTTGGAAAAGAAGGCGGCCAGATGGAGGAATATCAGAAAAAGGGAGATACTCTTTGCGGAGATTTTATTGCGAAAGTCATGACAGTAGCCTTGAAAATGGGATGCAACAATGCATGTATGAAGAGAATCATTGCGGCGCCCACAGCCGGGGCGTGCGGTGTTCTTCCGGCGGTTCTGATCCCTTATTTCAAAGAAAATGAAGTGCCGGAGGAAACGATGGTGGAGGCAATGTATGTAGCGGCCGGCGTAGGTCAGGTCATTGCAAACCGTGCATTTCTGGCAGGTGCAGCAGGAGGATGTCAGGCGGAGATCGGATCCGGTTCTGCCATGGCGGCAGCAGCCATATGTCATGTAAAGGGAGCCGATATTATGCAGATGGAACATGCAGCAGCAATGGCGCTGAAAAATCTGATGGGACTTGTCTGTGACCCGGTGGCCGGGCTGGTCGAGGTTCCCTGTGTGAAGAGAAATGTAGGCGGAGCTGTAAACGCATTGACAGCAGCGGATATGGCTCTGGCTGGAATTGAAAGCCAGATTCCGGTAGATCAGGTGATCGATGCCATGAGGGAAGTTGGAGAAAAGATGGATGTCACTTTGCGCGAGACAGGCGCAGGAGGAGTGGCTGCCAGCCTGAAGGGCATGGAAGTTGCGGAGAAGATGACAGCGGAAATATAA
- a CDS encoding LPS biosynthesis protein: MIIEKNPKELAAMEEFHKGNRKEGLRLQEEFAAKFREEYKDKDHCPCQKACKYHGNCKECVAIHRAHQEHVPNCMRAMINNKLKVLSELTEHTFCP, from the coding sequence ATGATCATTGAAAAAAATCCAAAAGAACTGGCTGCAATGGAAGAATTTCACAAGGGCAACCGTAAAGAAGGACTTCGGCTCCAGGAAGAATTTGCCGCTAAGTTTCGCGAAGAATATAAGGACAAGGATCACTGTCCCTGTCAAAAAGCCTGTAAATACCATGGAAACTGTAAAGAATGCGTGGCAATCCACAGAGCGCACCAGGAACATGTACCGAACTGTATGAGAGCCATGATAAATAATAAACTGAAAGTTCTGTCAGAATTGACAGAGCATACTTTCTGCCCGTAA